The Leclercia adecarboxylata region TTTCCCTGGTGTTGGCGCAGTATTCGCGCACCCCGGTTTAGCCGGGGTCATTTTTTTCTGCTCTCCACCCAGGCTTTCAGCACGGCCACATCGTTCTGCCACTCCTGTTTCATCTCTTCAACCCATTCACCAACATTGTCTTCCCACGCTGGTAAATCCGGGGACTGAATCTGTTGACCGAGCTGTTGCAGATGACGCAAGCCCACGGATCCGGCCGCACCTTTGATCTTATGGCCTTCTTCCACGATGCCTTTCTGATCCCGCGCCGTCAGGTTCGACTCCAGCACGTTCAAATAGCCCGGCATCATCTTCTCGAAGATCGCCAGACCGTCGGTGATCAACTTCGGACCAACCAGATCGATGTACTGCTCAAGCATGTCGATATCCAGCAAAGACGTTGCTTTCTCTGTATCTACCGTCGTCATGGTGCTCTCCTCTTCGTCACAGGTGTCCCAGAACTTCTTGATCATGGCGGTTAAGGCAGGTACCGCCAGCGGTTTGCTCAGTACGTCGTCCATACCGGCATCGAGATACTCTTTTTTGTCTTTCAGCACGTTAGCGGTGAGCGCCACCAGCGGCGGCAGTTCATCGCTGGCATAACGGCTCGTCAGCTCTCGCGAGATATCCAGCCCGGTCATGTCCGGCAGCTGAATGTCCAGCAGCACCAGGTCGTACTCGCCCGGCGTGAACATCTCCAGCGCGGCTTTACCGGTCATGGCAACGTCGACGCTGCTGCCAAGTTTCTCCAGCACCGAGCGCGCCACAATCACGTTCAACTCGATATCTTCCACCAGCAGCACGTGCAGAGCGGGCAACGGCATATCGTCGCGGGCAAAGGTATCTTCAACCTCTTCCGCCACGGCCGGGGCACGTACGCTCAGTTTAAACACGGAGCCATGGCCCGGGTTGCTGGACACCGTAATGTCGCCCCCCATGCTCTTCGCCAGCCGGCGCGATACCGCCAGGCCAATGCCGGTGCCGGTGGCAGGCTTGCCCCCCTGGCTGTCTTTAACCTGATAATACATGGCGAAGATTTTGTCCTGCTCCTCCTGGGGAATACCGATCCCGGAATCTTCCACCTCGAAATGCAGCATTTCGCCCTCGCCGTAGCGCACGCGAACCGCCACCTGACCGTTCTGGGTAAATTTGACCGCGTTACTGATCAGGTTCCACAGGATCTGACGCAGGCGCGTGCCGTCGGTGATCACCTTATGCGGCAGCGGCAAGGTCGGCTCCAGCACAAAGCGTAGCCCTTTCTGCTGCGCCTGCAGGCCGGAAAGGTTCTCCAGATCGGCGAGGAAGCTGGTGAAGTCCACCGGCTGGTTATCCAGCTGGACTTTACGTCGCTCCATCTTATCCATATCAATAATATCGTTGAAGATATTGCCGAGCGTCACCGCTGAAACATGGATGGTTTTAAGATATTTCTCCTGCTCGCTGGTCAGCTCGGTGTCGAGCAGAATGCGGCTTAACCCTACGATGCCGTTAAGCGGCGTACGCAGCTCATGGCTGATGGTGGAGATAAAGGTGGTTTTATCCCGGCTGGCGCGCTCCAGCGCATCCTGATAGCGCTTACGCTCGGTGATATCACGCCCAAAGCCCATCAGCCCGTGGCGCTTTCCGACGCGGTCGTAGTACGGCACTTTACGGATTTCGAAGCAGGCTTTACGCCCGTCCGGGTAGTCAAGCCACTGTTCATAGGTCAGAGAGACGTTATGGCGAAACACCTTCTCATCGGTTTCGATAACTTTGGCCGCCGCTTCGGGGGAGTAGACGTCCTGCGGGCGCAGGCTGACCAGCTGTTTTTCACTTTTGCCGGTCAGGAGCTCCATCGCCCGGTTACAGCCGGAGAACTCTTTGTCTTCATTGCGATAGAAGACCAGATCCGGCGAGGCATCAAGGAAAGAACGCAGGAACGAGGATTGCTGCTCGAGCTGGATTTGCGTCTGTTCGCGCTCTTTCATCTCAATTTTAAGCTGTTCCAGCGTGGTCTGGCGCTCGGCCTCGGCTTTTACACGATCTGAGATCTCCTGGTTCAGCTGGGCAATGTTATCTTTAAGCTGCACGTTGAGCTTAAGATCGCGCTCACGCATCTCCTCCAGCTTTTCCACTACCCGGGTCAGCCGCTGACGGGACTCCTCAAGTTGCTCAACCACCACCGAGAGGAAATAGACCGCCCATGGCGTAATAAGCAGGCCAAAGAAGATGGAACGAATAAGGTCGATGCTTTCTACCTGGCCGTGCAGCACCATGGTAATGGCCATCTGTACCACAATCGCCAGCACCACCAGCGCCAGCGCCAGCAGCAGGGAGAAGCGCACCAGGCCAAGCTTCATCATCAGATCGACATAGTATTGCGCCAGTAACCGAATTTGCTTCATAGGGGATCTCTTCACGACGTCATCGCACAATAATACTCAAATTCCAGGCAAGACGTTGAAGGTTGTGCAAAAAAGTGAGGGGTAAAACAGGCGATGCGCCTCACTTCCCGGGCGGGGAAGCGAGGCGAGAGAGGTCAGGAGCGCTTCAGCAGCAGCCAGAGGCTGATCAGGAAGAAAGAGGCGCTCGGCAGCAGGGCACCGATCACTGGCGGTATGCCATACACCAGAGTCAGCGGACCGAAAATCTGATCCAGTACGTAGAAGACAAAGCCGAAGCTGATACCCGTCACGACCCGCACGCCCATAGGAACGCTACGCAGTGGGCCGAAGATGAACGACAGGGCCATCAGCATCATTACCGCCACCGAGAGCGGCTGGAAGACCTTGCTCCACATGTTGAGCTGATAACGCCCTGCGTCCTGGCCACTCGACTTCAGGTACTTCACGTAGTTGTGCAGACCGCTGATAGAGAGCGCATCCGGATCCAGCGCCACC contains the following coding sequences:
- the arcB gene encoding aerobic respiration two-component sensor histidine kinase ArcB; the encoded protein is MKQIRLLAQYYVDLMMKLGLVRFSLLLALALVVLAIVVQMAITMVLHGQVESIDLIRSIFFGLLITPWAVYFLSVVVEQLEESRQRLTRVVEKLEEMRERDLKLNVQLKDNIAQLNQEISDRVKAEAERQTTLEQLKIEMKEREQTQIQLEQQSSFLRSFLDASPDLVFYRNEDKEFSGCNRAMELLTGKSEKQLVSLRPQDVYSPEAAAKVIETDEKVFRHNVSLTYEQWLDYPDGRKACFEIRKVPYYDRVGKRHGLMGFGRDITERKRYQDALERASRDKTTFISTISHELRTPLNGIVGLSRILLDTELTSEQEKYLKTIHVSAVTLGNIFNDIIDMDKMERRKVQLDNQPVDFTSFLADLENLSGLQAQQKGLRFVLEPTLPLPHKVITDGTRLRQILWNLISNAVKFTQNGQVAVRVRYGEGEMLHFEVEDSGIGIPQEEQDKIFAMYYQVKDSQGGKPATGTGIGLAVSRRLAKSMGGDITVSSNPGHGSVFKLSVRAPAVAEEVEDTFARDDMPLPALHVLLVEDIELNVIVARSVLEKLGSSVDVAMTGKAALEMFTPGEYDLVLLDIQLPDMTGLDISRELTSRYASDELPPLVALTANVLKDKKEYLDAGMDDVLSKPLAVPALTAMIKKFWDTCDEEESTMTTVDTEKATSLLDIDMLEQYIDLVGPKLITDGLAIFEKMMPGYLNVLESNLTARDQKGIVEEGHKIKGAAGSVGLRHLQQLGQQIQSPDLPAWEDNVGEWVEEMKQEWQNDVAVLKAWVESRKK